From the Paraburkholderia sp. PREW-6R genome, one window contains:
- a CDS encoding response regulator transcription factor, with protein sequence MRFSILNADAERRDGVKALLRQIDRLARFNEAQDWRQLERPLKRQRPDLLVIDWQDWMSVADVRQLLSHYPDLRIAVLADQVNPTGVRDLMDEGVLGVIARETDPCLIVRAFEMVLLGGHYVPAGALALNPPLPPDSTIRPFDEKNPPPRRGRLSNGLSPRQEQIMRCVHMGSTNKMIARTLGISEGTVKIHLTSIFQQLGAPNRAAAVALYNGWLTTHLRVLSNDSEAVIRPVMGQAGVVPLRRRLRRRFQYPLPASDTEVALPMAAEPCSSYGVTPPVLSDPDKPAQGPA encoded by the coding sequence TGCCGACGCGGAACGACGTGACGGAGTTAAAGCCTTACTTCGTCAAATCGACCGGCTCGCGCGTTTCAATGAGGCCCAGGACTGGCGGCAGCTCGAGCGGCCGCTCAAGCGACAGCGGCCTGACCTGCTGGTGATCGACTGGCAGGACTGGATGTCGGTGGCGGACGTGCGTCAACTGCTCAGCCACTATCCGGACCTGCGCATTGCCGTGCTCGCCGACCAGGTGAATCCAACCGGCGTGCGGGACTTGATGGACGAAGGCGTGCTCGGTGTGATCGCGCGCGAGACCGACCCGTGCCTGATCGTGCGCGCGTTCGAGATGGTGCTGCTTGGTGGCCACTATGTGCCGGCCGGCGCGTTGGCGCTCAATCCGCCGCTACCGCCGGATTCCACCATCCGGCCATTCGACGAGAAGAATCCGCCGCCGCGCCGCGGCAGGCTGTCCAACGGACTGTCGCCTCGCCAGGAGCAGATCATGCGCTGCGTGCACATGGGCAGCACCAACAAAATGATTGCCCGCACGCTCGGCATCAGCGAGGGCACCGTCAAGATCCACCTGACCAGCATATTCCAGCAACTCGGGGCGCCTAATCGCGCGGCCGCGGTCGCGCTTTACAACGGCTGGCTGACCACCCATCTGCGCGTACTCAGCAATGACAGCGAGGCCGTCATCCGGCCGGTAATGGGACAGGCCGGCGTGGTGCCGTTGCGGCGACGCCTGCGTCGGCGCTTCCAGTATCCGTTGCCTGCCAGCGACACCGAAGTGGCGCTGCCAATGGCGGCGGAGCCATGCAGTTCTTACGGCGTCACGCCGCCCGTCTTGTCAGACCCCGACAAGCCGGCGCAAGGGCCGGCCTGA
- the yaaA gene encoding peroxide stress protein YaaA — MIIVLSPAKSLDYETPPHVKKHTIPDFVDDAAELIGGLRRLSPQQIASLMDISDQLAHLNFQRYADWSPKFDMHNAKQAVLAFNGDVYEGFDAKTLSSADLDYAQNHVRVLSGLYGLLRPLDLLQPYRLEMGTRLSNPRGKDLYAFWGERITQALNAQLKKNAVASRVLVNCASNEYFKSVRPKLLEAPVITPVFEDWKGGRFKIISFHAKRARGLMARFVVENRLAKPEQLKAFDSEGYAFDADASNDSTYVFRRRVAE; from the coding sequence ATGATAATCGTTCTGTCGCCGGCGAAATCGCTCGACTACGAAACCCCGCCGCACGTCAAAAAGCACACGATCCCCGATTTCGTCGACGACGCGGCTGAATTGATTGGCGGTTTGCGTCGTTTGTCGCCGCAGCAGATTGCTTCATTGATGGACATTTCGGATCAGCTTGCGCACCTGAATTTCCAGCGTTACGCGGACTGGTCGCCGAAGTTCGACATGCATAACGCCAAGCAGGCCGTACTGGCGTTCAACGGTGATGTGTATGAGGGCTTCGACGCCAAGACGCTGTCCTCCGCCGATCTGGACTATGCGCAAAACCACGTGCGTGTGTTGTCTGGCCTGTACGGCCTGCTTCGCCCGCTCGACCTGTTGCAACCCTACCGGCTCGAAATGGGCACGCGGTTGTCCAATCCGCGCGGCAAGGATCTTTACGCGTTCTGGGGTGAGCGGATCACGCAGGCGCTGAACGCCCAGCTGAAAAAAAACGCGGTGGCCTCGCGCGTGCTGGTGAATTGCGCATCGAACGAGTACTTCAAGTCGGTTCGGCCGAAGCTGCTCGAAGCGCCCGTCATTACGCCGGTGTTCGAAGACTGGAAGGGTGGCCGCTTCAAGATCATCAGCTTCCATGCGAAGCGGGCGCGCGGGCTGATGGCGCGCTTCGTCGTGGAAAATCGCCTGGCGAAACCCGAGCAGCTGAAGGCGTTCGACTCCGAGGGCTATGCGTTCGACGCCGATGCCTCGAACGATTCCACCTACGTATTCCGCCGGCGCGTCGCGGAATGA
- a CDS encoding M14-type cytosolic carboxypeptidase, protein MTLSITSNFDAGAIEVLACEDAANIRLRVRPDSHAEFAQWFYFRLSGAAGERCLMTFENAAACAFAEGWRDYRAVASYDRVNWFRVPTSYDGKVLTIDHTPDFDRIYYAYFEPYCEERHSEFLGAVQQMPQAALTELGKTVEGRPVSLLTLGTPQTGDTPKKKVWLIARQHPGETMAEWFIEGLVKRLAGWGDWVGDPVARKLYDHAVFYIVPNMNPDGSVHGNLRTNAAGANLNREWMGPDASRSPEVLVVRDAIHAIGCDLFFDIHGDEALPYVFVAGSEMLPGFTERQAEEQRAFIDAFKQASPDFQDKFGYAASKYREDALKLASKYIGNEFGCLSLTLEMPFKDNANLPDERVGWNGERSASLGAAMLQAILHHVETFG, encoded by the coding sequence ATGACGTTATCCATCACGAGCAACTTCGACGCGGGCGCCATTGAAGTGCTGGCTTGCGAAGACGCCGCCAATATCCGCCTGCGGGTGCGGCCGGATAGCCATGCGGAGTTTGCGCAGTGGTTTTACTTTCGGCTCTCGGGCGCCGCAGGCGAGCGCTGCCTGATGACGTTCGAAAATGCGGCGGCATGTGCGTTCGCGGAAGGCTGGCGCGACTACCGGGCCGTCGCGAGCTACGACCGCGTGAACTGGTTTCGCGTGCCGACTTCGTATGACGGCAAGGTGTTGACGATCGATCACACGCCGGATTTCGACCGGATCTACTACGCGTATTTCGAACCGTACTGCGAAGAGCGTCATTCGGAGTTTCTGGGCGCCGTGCAGCAGATGCCGCAGGCCGCGCTGACGGAGTTGGGCAAGACCGTCGAAGGCCGGCCCGTGTCGCTGCTCACGCTCGGCACGCCGCAAACTGGCGACACGCCGAAGAAGAAAGTCTGGCTGATCGCGCGTCAGCATCCTGGCGAGACGATGGCCGAATGGTTTATCGAAGGGCTCGTGAAGCGTCTGGCAGGCTGGGGCGACTGGGTGGGCGATCCGGTCGCGCGCAAGCTATACGATCACGCGGTGTTTTATATCGTGCCGAATATGAATCCCGACGGCAGCGTGCACGGCAACTTGCGGACTAACGCGGCTGGCGCGAATCTGAACCGCGAGTGGATGGGACCGGATGCGTCGCGCAGTCCCGAAGTGCTGGTGGTGCGCGATGCGATTCACGCGATCGGCTGCGATCTCTTCTTCGACATTCACGGGGACGAAGCGCTGCCTTATGTGTTCGTGGCGGGCTCCGAAATGCTGCCTGGTTTCACTGAGCGTCAGGCCGAAGAGCAAAGGGCGTTTATCGACGCGTTCAAGCAGGCGAGCCCGGACTTTCAGGACAAGTTCGGTTACGCCGCGAGCAAGTATCGCGAAGATGCGCTGAAACTGGCATCGAAATATATCGGCAATGAATTTGGTTGCCTGTCGTTGACGCTGGAAATGCCATTCAAGGACAACGCCAACCTGCCCGACGAACGCGTGGGTTGGAACGGTGAGCGTAGCGCGTCGCTAGGCGCGGCCATGCTGCAGGCCATTTTGCATCACGTCGAGACGTTTGGCTGA
- a CDS encoding glutathione S-transferase: MIKLCGFALSNYYNKVKFVLLEHGIPFEEVLVIPSQEEAMLEHSPLGKVPYLQTAEGDLCESQCIVEYLAARYPEKTIFSADPWKAAKEREMIMFVDVHLELTVRNLYKEAFFGGKVTDATKGRVEKLLAHHIAGFKRIAKFGPYLCGERFSVADAAGYVSLPLVGLATQVIYGRDFLLDAGIEWKNYVKTIDQRPAAQRVTEDRKAYIAAQRSS; the protein is encoded by the coding sequence ATGATCAAGCTGTGCGGTTTCGCGCTTTCGAACTACTACAACAAGGTGAAGTTCGTGCTTCTCGAACACGGCATCCCGTTCGAGGAAGTTCTGGTGATTCCGAGTCAGGAAGAAGCCATGCTCGAACACTCGCCGCTTGGCAAGGTGCCGTATCTGCAGACCGCCGAGGGCGATCTGTGCGAGTCGCAATGCATTGTCGAGTATCTGGCTGCGCGTTATCCCGAGAAGACGATCTTTTCCGCCGATCCGTGGAAGGCAGCCAAGGAGCGCGAGATGATCATGTTCGTCGACGTGCACCTCGAGCTGACCGTACGCAATCTGTACAAGGAAGCGTTCTTTGGCGGCAAGGTCACCGACGCAACGAAAGGGCGCGTTGAGAAATTGCTCGCGCATCACATTGCCGGCTTTAAACGGATCGCGAAGTTCGGACCGTATTTGTGCGGTGAGCGTTTCAGTGTCGCCGACGCGGCGGGTTACGTGAGCTTGCCGCTGGTGGGCCTGGCTACGCAGGTGATTTACGGCCGCGATTTCCTGCTCGACGCCGGGATTGAGTGGAAAAACTATGTGAAGACGATCGACCAGCGCCCGGCCGCGCAACGCGTTACCGAGGATCGCAAAGCGTACATCGCGGCGCAACGTTCGTCCTGA
- a CDS encoding putative toxin-antitoxin system toxin component, PIN family: MPGSHASRGALRVVLDSNVWIDILVFDDPHTRPIRAALETGALSALIDTRCLAELAYVLDYPQFVHRKVDKAAALDVVARLAQQVEPAAPAEDAKPLPKCKDRDDQKFLELAHAAQADWLVSKDRAVLKLAKRIARDFGFQIAPPAPFVESVSAWLGKPNEPVRA; the protein is encoded by the coding sequence ATGCCCGGTTCCCATGCGTCACGCGGCGCTTTGCGCGTCGTTCTCGATTCCAATGTATGGATCGATATTCTCGTGTTCGACGATCCGCACACGCGGCCCATTCGCGCCGCGCTCGAAACCGGCGCGCTGTCCGCGCTGATCGACACGCGTTGCCTCGCGGAACTCGCGTACGTGCTTGACTATCCGCAATTCGTGCACCGAAAGGTCGATAAAGCGGCGGCGCTCGACGTGGTGGCACGTCTCGCGCAACAGGTCGAGCCGGCCGCACCTGCGGAAGACGCGAAGCCACTGCCGAAGTGCAAGGATCGCGACGACCAGAAGTTTCTCGAACTGGCGCATGCGGCGCAGGCGGACTGGCTGGTGTCGAAAGACCGCGCGGTGTTGAAGCTCGCCAAACGGATTGCACGCGACTTCGGCTTTCAGATTGCGCCACCCGCGCCGTTCGTCGAGTCGGTGAGCGCGTGGCTCGGTAAGCCGAACGAGCCCGTGCGCGCCTGA
- a CDS encoding pyridoxal phosphate-dependent aminotransferase, translating to MNAPHDTPTSPSFPSRLPSVGTTIFTVMSALAAEKGAVNLGQGFPDFSCDPRIVEAVTNAMREDHNQYPPMAGVAPLRQAISDKIASLYGRRYDATTEITVTAGATQALLTAILCTVHPGDEVVVIEPTYDSYLPSIELAGGKPVFVTLDAPDYRIPFDKLAAAITPKTRLLLINTPHNPTGTVWRADDMRKLEETVRGTNVLILSDEVYEHMVYDGAPHESMARYPELAQRSFVVSSFGKTYHVTGWKVGYVAAPAALTTEFRKVHQFNVFTVNTPMQVGLAEYMKDPAPYLNLPAFYQKKRDFFRAGLADSRFRLLPCTGTYFQCVDYSAISDAPEAEFAQWLTGEIGVAAIPVSAFYHEAHESGVVRFCFAKQENTLATALERLARL from the coding sequence ATGAATGCACCGCACGACACGCCCACGAGTCCTTCGTTTCCATCTCGCCTGCCGAGCGTCGGCACAACGATCTTCACGGTAATGAGCGCGCTCGCCGCTGAAAAAGGCGCTGTGAATCTGGGTCAGGGCTTTCCTGACTTCAGTTGCGATCCGCGCATCGTCGAGGCGGTGACGAATGCCATGCGTGAGGACCACAACCAGTACCCGCCGATGGCAGGCGTCGCGCCGCTGCGCCAGGCCATTTCCGACAAGATCGCGAGCCTGTATGGCCGCCGTTACGACGCGACAACGGAAATCACCGTCACCGCAGGCGCGACACAGGCATTACTGACAGCGATTTTGTGCACCGTTCATCCGGGCGATGAAGTGGTAGTGATCGAACCCACGTACGACAGTTATCTGCCGTCCATCGAACTGGCCGGCGGCAAACCAGTGTTCGTCACGCTCGACGCGCCGGATTACCGCATTCCGTTCGACAAGCTCGCGGCCGCCATCACGCCGAAAACACGGCTCCTGCTGATCAACACACCGCACAACCCGACGGGCACAGTCTGGCGCGCGGACGATATGCGCAAACTCGAGGAGACCGTGCGCGGCACCAACGTGCTGATTCTTTCCGACGAAGTGTACGAGCACATGGTCTACGACGGCGCGCCGCACGAAAGCATGGCCCGTTATCCGGAACTCGCGCAGCGCAGTTTCGTGGTGTCGAGCTTCGGCAAGACCTATCACGTCACGGGCTGGAAGGTCGGCTACGTCGCGGCGCCTGCCGCACTGACCACCGAGTTTCGCAAGGTCCATCAGTTCAACGTGTTCACCGTGAATACGCCAATGCAGGTCGGCCTTGCCGAGTACATGAAAGACCCCGCGCCGTACCTGAACTTGCCGGCCTTCTATCAAAAGAAGCGCGACTTTTTTCGCGCGGGGCTCGCAGATTCCCGCTTCCGTTTGCTGCCGTGCACGGGGACGTACTTTCAATGCGTCGACTATTCGGCCATCAGCGACGCGCCGGAAGCCGAATTCGCACAATGGCTGACCGGCGAAATCGGCGTAGCGGCTATTCCTGTTTCCGCCTTCTATCACGAGGCGCATGAGTCGGGCGTAGTGCGCTTCTGCTTCGCCAAGCAGGAAAACACGCTCGCCACCGCGCTCGAGCGACTGGCGCGGCTGTAG
- a CDS encoding energy-coupling factor ABC transporter permease produces MGFLYTPLPFWVAVGGWIATAIVVALALWKNPFKRLQDGTLQHVWLAIIVAVSVLWASNAWLDDGTVMHLLGATLVVTLFDWALALIAMAIVTGLAAVIFDAPWQGIALTFLVYGALPVGISTLVQRASIAWLPRNLFMFIFGQGFVSPAIAVSLTAAAALGVHVALADGSITVVPAGYAFSVFLLAIGEAWFTGMSTALIAVYRPAWVTTYDVRRYRLGGPRT; encoded by the coding sequence ATGGGTTTCCTGTACACACCGCTTCCGTTCTGGGTCGCTGTCGGTGGCTGGATCGCCACTGCGATAGTGGTCGCGCTCGCGCTGTGGAAAAATCCTTTCAAACGGCTTCAGGACGGCACGCTGCAGCATGTCTGGCTGGCGATCATCGTCGCTGTGTCGGTGCTGTGGGCCAGTAATGCCTGGCTCGACGACGGCACCGTCATGCATCTGCTCGGCGCCACGCTTGTCGTCACTCTATTTGACTGGGCGCTGGCATTGATCGCGATGGCAATCGTCACCGGCCTCGCGGCGGTCATCTTCGACGCGCCATGGCAAGGCATCGCACTGACTTTCCTTGTATACGGCGCGCTGCCGGTCGGCATCTCCACGCTGGTTCAGCGTGCGAGCATAGCGTGGCTGCCTCGCAATCTCTTCATGTTCATCTTTGGCCAGGGTTTCGTCTCGCCCGCCATTGCCGTGTCGCTAACGGCTGCCGCAGCACTCGGCGTGCACGTCGCGCTCGCCGATGGTTCGATCACAGTGGTGCCTGCGGGCTACGCGTTTAGCGTTTTCCTTCTCGCCATCGGCGAAGCGTGGTTCACTGGTATGTCCACGGCGTTGATCGCGGTTTATCGTCCGGCATGGGTCACTACGTATGATGTGCGGCGCTACCGCCTAGGTGGTCCACGCACCTGA